The following proteins are encoded in a genomic region of Corylus avellana chromosome ca4, CavTom2PMs-1.0:
- the LOC132177384 gene encoding uncharacterized protein LOC132177384: MLIFSTATLGSVSGVSFLSHIFTSDATYTPPQFPSLVNHCHKSPAKRYSFHAAKVSVSGNANTEVSEQSSAAQLSDDSSALPEAVRQARISGDWEVARTYNGSGFMYEGRIEGYNGGGLLVRFYSLVGFLPFSQLSPSHSCKESRKSIHEIAKDLTGSDISVKVIQADEENKKLILSEKEVVWSKFSEQVNIGDIFEARVGSVEDYGAFIHLRFPDGFYHLTGLVHVSEVSWDLVQDVRDILTEGDEVRVKVTSVDREKSRITLSIKQLEEDPLLETLDKVIPQDASTIPDSLSNSDISTIEPLPGLESIFEELLQEDGIDDVRIIRQGFEKRVVSQDLQLWLSNAPPTNQKFTLLARAGRQVQEIHLRTSLDQEGIKKALQRALERVP, from the exons ATGCTAATATTCAGTACTGCGACGCTAGGATCAGTCTCGGGCGTTTCCTTTCTCTCGCACATCTTCACCAGCGATGCCACTTACACTCCTCCTCAGTTCCCTTCTCTCGTAAACCATTGCCACAAATCTCCCGCCAAAAGATACTCTTTCCACGCTGCCAAAGTCTCCGTCTCTGGCAACGCCAACACCGAAGTTTCCGAGCAATCCTCCGCTGCCCAACTTTCCGATGACTCGTCTGCCTTACCGGAGGCCGTTCGGCAAGCTCGG ATATCTGGTGATTGGGAGGTAGCAAGGACTTATAATGGTAGTGGATTCATGTACGAGGGCAGGATTGAAGGTTATAATGGTGGAGGCTTGCTGGTCCGGTTTTATTCTCTTGTAGGTTTTCTGCCGTTCTCACAGTTGAGTCCATCACATTCTTGTAAAG AATCACGCAAAAGTATCCATGAGATTGCTAAGGATTTAACAGGTTCAGATATTTCTGTGAAG GTAATCCAAGCAGATGAGGAGAACAAGAAGTTGATACTCTCTGAAAAGGAAGTTGTCTGGTCAAAATTTTCTGAACAAGTTAACATAGGTGATATTTTTGAAGCAAGAGTGGGTTCTGTTGAGGACTATGGTGCCTTTATCCATTTACGTTTCCCTGATG GTTTTTATCATCTCACTGGACTGGTGCATGTCTCAGAGGTTTCTTGGGATTTAGTTCAGGATGTAAGAGACATCCTAACTGAAGGTGATGAAGTAAGGGTGAAAGTTACAAGTGTTGATAG GGAAAAGTCAAGGATTACCCTGTCAATCAAGCAGTTAGAGGAAGATCCACTTCTAGAAACTTTGGACAAGGTTATACCTCAG GATGCCTCTACTATTCCTGATTCTTTGAGCAATAGCGACATCAGTACTATTGAACCGCTTCCAGGGCTTGAATCGATATTTGAAGAGCTACTACAGGAAGATGG CATAGATGATGTAAGAATCATTAGACAAGGGTTTGAGAAACGGGTGGTTTCACAAGATCTGCAGCTTTGGCTTTCAAAT GCACCACCCACTAACCAGAAATTCACTCTCCTTGCCCGTGCTGGAAGGCAG GTGCAGGAAATACATCTGAGAACGTCGCTTGATCAGGAAGGAATCAAAAAGGCATTGCAGCGAGCATTAGAACGTGTCCCATAA